The Collimonas sp. PA-H2 genome contains a region encoding:
- a CDS encoding heme biosynthesis protein HemY has product MRFFLRLVALFAVAIGLAVLARYNPGNVVLFFPPYRIDLSLNFFVVLLLLLFILLYVVIRTIRVTQKLPARVIGYRRHKRETTANNALRDSLKSLFEGRFGQAEKAATRAAELQDNLGVAALIGARAAHRMGQPERRDIWLASIEDDEPLKTARLITTLDLLVDEHKSQAALQAVSELNARGTRHIHALRLALKANQQAKNWPEVLRLVRTLNKHDALHPALSTRLRELAYDGLLSDDVHDAESITRLWATVPNEDRSKPFIAMRGAGAFNKCGLHAEARAIVEKSMATEWDPRLLATYRDAVAAEGTPELLAQIEHCERWAAKAPNDAELALTLGSFCFKQKLWGKAQRHLEQALSDAVAPVTVREAHLRLGQLHEAIEQPELAAEHYRQCALATAL; this is encoded by the coding sequence ATGCGATTCTTTCTCCGGCTTGTAGCTCTGTTTGCGGTCGCCATCGGCCTGGCTGTGTTGGCGCGTTACAACCCCGGCAACGTGGTGCTGTTTTTCCCACCTTACCGGATCGACCTGTCATTGAATTTCTTTGTCGTCCTGCTGCTGCTTCTGTTCATCCTCCTGTATGTGGTGATCCGCACCATCCGCGTGACCCAGAAGCTGCCTGCGCGCGTGATCGGCTATCGCCGCCACAAGCGCGAGACCACAGCCAACAACGCCTTGCGCGATTCTCTCAAATCCCTGTTTGAGGGCCGCTTCGGCCAGGCTGAAAAGGCCGCCACGCGTGCCGCCGAACTGCAGGACAACCTGGGCGTGGCGGCGCTGATCGGCGCTCGCGCCGCGCATCGCATGGGGCAACCCGAGCGGCGCGATATCTGGCTGGCCAGCATCGAGGACGACGAGCCGCTGAAAACCGCGCGCCTGATCACCACCCTGGATCTGCTGGTGGACGAACACAAGTCGCAGGCGGCGCTGCAAGCCGTGAGCGAGCTGAATGCACGCGGCACGCGCCATATCCACGCCTTGCGGCTGGCGCTGAAGGCTAACCAGCAAGCCAAGAACTGGCCGGAAGTGTTGCGCCTGGTGCGTACGCTGAACAAGCATGATGCCTTGCATCCGGCATTGTCGACGCGCCTGCGCGAACTGGCTTATGACGGTTTGCTGTCGGACGATGTGCACGATGCCGAATCGATCACGCGCCTGTGGGCCACCGTGCCTAACGAAGACCGCAGCAAGCCGTTCATCGCCATGCGCGGCGCCGGCGCCTTCAACAAGTGCGGCCTGCACGCCGAAGCACGTGCCATTGTCGAAAAATCCATGGCGACGGAATGGGATCCGCGCCTGCTGGCGACCTACCGCGACGCCGTCGCTGCCGAAGGTACGCCGGAATTGCTGGCGCAGATCGAGCATTGCGAACGCTGGGCCGCCAAGGCGCCGAACGACGCCGAGCTGGCGCTGACCCTAGGCAGCTTCTGTTTCAAGCAGAAATTGTGGGGCAAGGCCCAGCGTCACCTGGAACAGGCTTTGTCGGACGCGGTAGCGCCGGTCACGGTGCGTGAGGCGCATCTGCGGCTGGGACAGTTGCACGAAGCGATCGAGCAGCCGGAACTGGCGGCCGAGCACTACCGGCAGTGCGCGCTGGCGACAGCACTGTAA